A part of Candidatus Hydrogenedentota bacterium genomic DNA contains:
- a CDS encoding glycoside hydrolase family 2 TIM barrel-domain containing protein — protein MDSIRLGVVLDGEWPLVLDPEDVGLNERWFAKGVPSGARGVTVPSVWDLWFPDYDGVGWYYREFEVGEEWRERYASLEFEAVDYFAEAWLNGQPVGSHEGGYTPFSLPASSALRIGKNLLVVRVVDPHGPNGYGDFGPQQIPCAKEQGYFSFAGIWGSVRLLGRNPAHITDVFLEPDPRRKRVTATVTASQPGKVRLTVAGTPYLSEGEPGALVVDFPDFEYWSPENPALYEMRCQLLDDGRVVDETAVRFGMREFTVKEGRFFLNSQPIFLKGVLHQPDYARTLAGPESEELARRELTLAREAGFNMVRMHIKTPPRVSLDIADELGLLVYEEPPIGWIANSRWMRERCEREVREMVLRDRNHPSVVMWGILNESGNAGYHVNGGAQLIKDDLARLARSLDPSRVIIDDSGGINSTREPSRLLRPYRDEFEAYDDLHIYQRAPVDREIELYYEHNGDPDKLYFLSEFGFGGMEDLPDVLAQYGADGNHLKDARLVRQMMEAARGGFESRELDRIFGSFSGFAQAAQELQCDAAEHQINSLMANPKLVGYCYTQLCDAGHEFCAGVLDRWRRPKPVMATLKNVQQEVRPLIRVERTNLVPRQEVKVRVLMVNLPRVEGRADLSLQVVGPTNQVLWKKKRNIKLPRSGKELWNGTISASGSPGAHKFVVRLMQGMKILGETALEFHVFPPAEPCTEEVHVVDPSGEWESLVSNLARQIRPRAPVHIVPPLANTIHAYPAEELCSVLGEVREGAVALVFGPPDDWNDFAQRLEGDVSATSKDAVGAFLGVYHYAKLHPVFEKLPARCLMRQAYRNIVPPKTFLETTDEDICGCFDTAPIAAGNYMMEESSWWGNDILVRRFGAGRLVFTHLRILENLGWDPVADRLFVNLIRHFVRRSVPSSEPCTLPRAAYDWLARQRQQEVRHWKVLGMFPNWGDAGHDHVYPPEREIDFRGDYLGWYKPITWRDWYSHSRDKHVVDLQAALTPVYEYYPRFDHGTAYAYAEATCDARQEAVFRLKVQDATKVWLNGNLVFEKRIHLPHKEFEECETGVLLRQGRNTLLVKVSKVPGEFRFGLDIESAKGSPLDFKWWR, from the coding sequence GGTTTGCGAAAGGCGTCCCCTCCGGGGCGCGGGGAGTCACGGTTCCCAGCGTGTGGGATTTGTGGTTTCCCGACTACGACGGCGTGGGGTGGTACTACCGCGAATTCGAGGTCGGCGAGGAATGGCGGGAGCGTTATGCTTCGCTGGAATTCGAGGCGGTAGACTATTTTGCGGAAGCATGGCTCAACGGGCAGCCTGTGGGTTCGCATGAGGGGGGGTACACGCCGTTCTCCCTTCCGGCCAGCAGTGCTCTGCGAATAGGAAAGAACCTGCTGGTTGTGCGTGTCGTCGACCCGCATGGCCCGAACGGCTACGGCGACTTTGGTCCGCAACAGATTCCCTGCGCCAAAGAACAGGGGTACTTTTCGTTTGCCGGCATCTGGGGCAGCGTCCGGCTGCTTGGGCGAAATCCAGCGCATATTACAGACGTGTTCCTCGAGCCCGACCCGCGCCGGAAACGGGTAACCGCCACGGTGACGGCGTCACAGCCCGGCAAGGTCCGTTTGACCGTTGCCGGCACCCCGTATCTCTCCGAAGGAGAGCCAGGCGCCCTTGTGGTCGATTTTCCGGATTTCGAATACTGGTCTCCGGAGAATCCCGCGCTTTACGAGATGCGCTGCCAGTTGCTGGACGACGGCCGAGTGGTGGATGAAACGGCCGTGCGTTTCGGCATGCGGGAGTTTACAGTAAAGGAAGGCCGCTTCTTCCTCAACAGTCAGCCCATATTTCTGAAGGGCGTCTTGCACCAACCGGATTATGCGCGCACGCTCGCGGGACCTGAGAGCGAGGAGCTGGCGCGCCGTGAACTCACCCTGGCGCGCGAGGCTGGCTTTAACATGGTGCGCATGCATATCAAGACCCCGCCGCGCGTATCGCTCGATATCGCCGACGAGCTGGGCCTGCTGGTCTACGAGGAGCCTCCGATCGGTTGGATAGCCAATTCGCGCTGGATGCGCGAGCGCTGCGAACGCGAAGTCCGGGAAATGGTCTTGCGCGATCGCAATCATCCCAGCGTAGTGATGTGGGGCATATTGAACGAATCAGGTAACGCGGGCTATCACGTCAACGGCGGCGCTCAACTGATCAAGGATGATTTGGCCAGACTCGCGCGCAGCCTAGATCCCAGCCGGGTAATCATCGACGACTCGGGGGGCATCAACAGCACTCGTGAGCCGTCGCGCCTGCTTCGGCCGTACCGCGACGAGTTTGAGGCCTACGACGACCTTCATATATATCAGCGGGCGCCGGTAGATCGCGAGATCGAGCTGTATTACGAGCATAATGGCGACCCGGACAAGCTGTACTTCCTCTCGGAATTCGGTTTCGGCGGCATGGAGGACTTGCCCGATGTTCTGGCGCAGTACGGGGCGGACGGCAATCATCTCAAGGATGCGCGACTCGTCCGCCAGATGATGGAAGCGGCCCGGGGCGGGTTCGAGAGCCGCGAGTTGGACCGGATCTTCGGGTCTTTCTCCGGGTTTGCCCAAGCGGCCCAGGAGCTTCAGTGCGACGCCGCGGAGCATCAAATCAATTCGCTGATGGCAAACCCGAAACTTGTGGGCTATTGCTACACCCAGCTCTGTGACGCGGGGCATGAATTCTGCGCCGGCGTACTGGACCGCTGGCGCCGCCCCAAACCTGTTATGGCGACGCTCAAGAACGTACAACAGGAAGTGCGCCCCCTGATCCGTGTCGAGCGGACGAATCTGGTCCCGCGCCAGGAAGTCAAGGTGCGCGTGCTGATGGTGAACCTGCCGCGTGTGGAAGGCCGGGCGGACCTTTCGCTCCAGGTTGTTGGTCCAACGAACCAAGTGCTCTGGAAGAAGAAGCGCAACATAAAACTGCCGCGCTCGGGCAAGGAACTGTGGAACGGCACCATATCCGCATCAGGTTCGCCGGGGGCGCACAAGTTCGTGGTCCGCCTTATGCAGGGCATGAAAATTCTGGGGGAGACGGCGCTCGAGTTCCACGTTTTTCCTCCAGCGGAACCTTGTACTGAGGAGGTCCACGTGGTCGATCCCTCCGGCGAATGGGAAAGCCTCGTATCGAACCTCGCAAGGCAAATCCGTCCGCGGGCCCCGGTGCACATCGTGCCGCCCCTGGCCAACACGATTCACGCCTATCCCGCCGAGGAACTGTGTTCCGTTCTGGGTGAGGTGCGCGAGGGAGCGGTTGCGCTGGTATTCGGCCCGCCCGATGACTGGAACGATTTCGCGCAACGATTGGAAGGCGATGTTTCAGCGACAAGCAAAGATGCTGTTGGCGCTTTTCTCGGCGTGTACCATTATGCAAAGCTGCACCCGGTCTTCGAGAAACTGCCTGCCCGGTGCCTGATGCGGCAGGCGTACCGCAATATTGTGCCGCCAAAAACATTTCTGGAAACCACGGATGAGGACATTTGCGGCTGTTTTGACACCGCGCCGATTGCCGCGGGCAATTACATGATGGAGGAGTCATCCTGGTGGGGAAACGACATCCTCGTGCGTCGTTTTGGGGCGGGCCGCCTCGTGTTCACTCATCTTCGCATCCTTGAGAACCTCGGATGGGACCCGGTGGCCGACCGCCTGTTCGTCAACCTGATCCGCCACTTCGTCCGGCGCAGTGTTCCGTCCTCGGAGCCATGCACGCTCCCCCGCGCCGCATACGACTGGCTGGCACGGCAACGCCAACAGGAAGTTCGTCATTGGAAAGTCCTGGGCATGTTCCCAAACTGGGGAGACGCCGGGCACGACCATGTCTATCCCCCGGAGCGCGAAATCGACTTTCGCGGGGACTACCTTGGGTGGTATAAACCGATCACGTGGCGTGACTGGTATTCGCATTCCCGGGATAAACACGTGGTGGACCTGCAGGCGGCGCTCACCCCCGTCTACGAGTATTATCCTCGATTTGATCACGGGACCGCCTATGCGTACGCGGAAGCCACGTGCGACGCGCGCCAGGAAGCGGTATTCCGTCTGAAGGTCCAGGATGCCACCAAGGTGTGGCTCAACGGAAACCTCGTGTTCGAAAAGCGGATTCACTTGCCTCATAAGGAGTTTGAAGAGTGCGAGACAGGGGTGTTGCTCCGCCAGGGCCGCAATACGCTACTCGTCAAGGTGTCGAAGGTCCCCGGCGAGTTCCGCTTCGGCCTCGACATCGAATCGGCCAAAGGCAGCCCTCTGGACTTCAAATGGTGGCGGTGA
- the raiA gene encoding ribosome-associated translation inhibitor RaiA, with translation MEISARHMEITDALRSHVTTRLEKLRGHFDRVLDANVVLSVEKHRHVAEVTLRANGIRIHGKESSPDMYSSVDAVVEKLEKQIRKYRDRVNRHSPRKGGEELATELELFDFGQISDEEDSNSEQAVRHRIIRREKLPMKPMTIEEASMQLELAEEPFIVFSNVETQQINVIYARSDGTFGLIEPQF, from the coding sequence ATGGAAATTTCAGCGCGCCATATGGAGATTACGGATGCTCTCAGGTCCCACGTGACCACCCGGCTCGAGAAGCTTCGGGGTCATTTTGACCGCGTTCTCGACGCCAATGTGGTCCTCAGCGTGGAAAAGCATCGTCATGTGGCTGAAGTGACGCTCCGGGCCAATGGTATCCGCATTCACGGCAAAGAATCCTCGCCTGACATGTATTCCTCGGTTGATGCCGTTGTTGAAAAGTTGGAGAAGCAAATTCGCAAATACAGGGACCGGGTCAACCGGCATTCGCCGCGCAAGGGCGGAGAAGAGCTCGCCACTGAACTCGAGTTGTTCGATTTCGGCCAAATATCGGATGAAGAGGACAGCAATAGCGAACAGGCGGTACGGCACCGGATCATCCGTCGCGAGAAGCTGCCGATGAAACCCATGACCATCGAGGAAGCGTCGATGCAGCTGGAACTGGCCGAAGAGCCGTTTATCGTGTTCTCGAATGTCGAAACCCAGCAAATCAACGTGATATATGCCCGGAGCGATGGAACTTTCGGCTTGATCGAGCCTCAGTTCTAG
- the hprK gene encoding HPr(Ser) kinase/phosphatase: protein MDTKNLPINRKESIAVARLIDQLTESLELELIGGFQGIGRPVFISDINRPGLALSGYLEYFANDRIQILGNTEIHFMEKLSTSELEHRLEAMFSFEIPSFVLSRSLRPRNIFLDMCNRRGIPVLRSRRSTDEVISSIILFLAEEFSPETVVHGTAVDCYGVGILITGAPGIGKSETALELIERGHRMVADDVVTMRRGREGIIFALASPVIEHHMEIRGVGIIDIKSVYGVGCVRNSKRIGLVAELEMWNEQAQYDRTGLVDEYVDILRTRIPYLLIPVRPGRNIAIILEVAALNHRLKELGIYPAQQLNQKLLNLMSADDA from the coding sequence ATGGACACCAAGAACCTCCCGATCAACCGAAAAGAGAGCATCGCTGTCGCACGCCTTATAGACCAGCTCACCGAATCCCTGGAGTTGGAACTGATCGGCGGGTTTCAAGGTATCGGGCGGCCTGTATTCATTTCAGACATCAATCGGCCCGGGCTCGCGCTCAGCGGGTATCTCGAGTACTTCGCCAACGACCGCATCCAGATTCTGGGCAACACCGAAATCCATTTCATGGAGAAGCTCTCGACCTCGGAGCTCGAACATCGCCTGGAAGCGATGTTTTCGTTCGAAATCCCGTCGTTTGTGTTATCGCGCAGTCTCCGCCCCCGGAATATCTTCCTCGACATGTGCAATCGACGGGGAATACCGGTCTTGCGCTCGCGTCGCAGCACCGACGAAGTCATCAGCAGCATCATTCTGTTTCTCGCCGAGGAATTCTCTCCGGAAACAGTCGTGCACGGGACTGCCGTCGACTGCTACGGTGTGGGCATCCTGATCACGGGAGCGCCGGGTATCGGGAAAAGCGAAACCGCGCTCGAGCTCATCGAACGAGGGCACCGCATGGTGGCGGACGACGTGGTGACCATGCGGCGCGGGCGCGAGGGCATCATTTTTGCCTTGGCGTCGCCCGTCATCGAGCACCACATGGAAATCCGCGGCGTGGGCATCATTGACATCAAGAGCGTCTACGGGGTGGGCTGCGTGCGCAACTCGAAACGCATCGGCCTCGTGGCGGAGCTCGAGATGTGGAATGAGCAAGCCCAATACGACCGGACGGGGCTTGTGGACGAGTATGTGGACATTTTGCGCACGCGGATTCCCTACCTGCTCATTCCGGTGCGGCCGGGCCGCAATATCGCGATCATCCTCGAGGTTGCTGCATTGAATCACCGCCTGAAAGAACTCGGGATTTATCCTGCGCAGCAACTCAATCAGAAGCTTTTGAATCTCATGAGCGCGGACGATGCCTAG
- the rapZ gene encoding RNase adapter RapZ, whose translation MPSGRRFVLVTGLSGAGLSLALRFLEDVGYYCVDNLPASLLPTFAELVQGSTESTRRKVAVCLDARAGEGLSRLPGYVQEIEEMGIPVETLFLDSTDEVLIHRYSETRRRHPCSPAGSVEEGIQRERELMAPMRSRADLVIDTSSTSVAELRERIASMFVGPREARGLVITVMSFGFKKGVPPEADLVFDVRFLPNPHYDPELGPKTGCEPDVHDFVLANPDGREFLDRLKGLLKFLIPRYAAEPKSYLTIGVGCTGGQHRSVAVAHAILVMLREMNYDARLRHRELPG comes from the coding sequence ATGCCTAGCGGACGAAGATTCGTGCTGGTCACGGGGTTGTCTGGCGCCGGGCTGTCGCTGGCGCTGAGATTCCTCGAGGACGTGGGGTATTACTGCGTCGACAATCTTCCTGCATCGCTGCTTCCGACGTTTGCCGAACTGGTTCAGGGCAGCACGGAATCTACGCGGCGCAAGGTGGCGGTGTGTCTTGACGCGCGGGCGGGCGAAGGCCTTTCGCGGTTGCCGGGCTATGTCCAGGAAATCGAGGAAATGGGCATTCCGGTCGAGACCCTTTTTCTCGACAGCACCGACGAGGTTTTGATTCACCGCTATAGTGAGACGCGCAGGAGACACCCATGCTCGCCGGCGGGAAGCGTTGAAGAAGGCATTCAGCGCGAGCGTGAGCTGATGGCCCCGATGCGATCGCGGGCGGACCTCGTGATTGACACCAGTTCCACATCCGTGGCGGAGCTGCGCGAGCGCATCGCGTCCATGTTCGTAGGGCCCAGAGAAGCGCGAGGGCTGGTCATCACGGTGATGTCGTTCGGGTTCAAGAAAGGTGTTCCGCCGGAAGCCGACTTGGTATTTGACGTGCGGTTTCTCCCCAATCCGCACTATGACCCCGAGCTGGGGCCCAAGACGGGATGCGAGCCCGACGTGCATGATTTCGTGCTTGCCAACCCGGACGGCCGTGAATTCCTGGACCGCTTGAAAGGCCTGCTCAAGTTTCTGATACCGCGCTATGCGGCTGAACCCAAATCGTACCTTACGATCGGAGTGGGATGCACCGGCGGCCAACACCGTTCCGTGGCGGTCGCCCACGCTATCCTGGTTATGCTGCGCGAAATGAACTACGATGCGCGTTTGCGGCACCGGGAACTGCCTGGATAA
- a CDS encoding HPr family phosphocarrier protein codes for MPDLTEQMVIVNSMGLHARPAAKLVQTVLQYESDVQINVNGQRVNAKSIMGLLTLAAAQGTQMIVTAQGPDAEQAINAVRQLVASGFGEE; via the coding sequence ATGCCGGACTTGACCGAACAAATGGTCATTGTGAACTCAATGGGGCTGCACGCGCGCCCCGCCGCAAAACTCGTGCAGACCGTCCTTCAATACGAGAGTGACGTGCAGATAAACGTAAATGGCCAAAGGGTCAACGCCAAGAGTATTATGGGATTGCTGACTCTTGCTGCAGCACAAGGGACCCAGATGATCGTGACGGCGCAAGGACCCGACGCCGAACAGGCGATTAACGCGGTGCGGCAGCTTGTGGCATCGGGTTTCGGGGAAGAGTGA